A DNA window from Bos mutus isolate GX-2022 chromosome 11, NWIPB_WYAK_1.1, whole genome shotgun sequence contains the following coding sequences:
- the LYG1 gene encoding LOW QUALITY PROTEIN: lysozyme g-like protein 1 (The sequence of the model RefSeq protein was modified relative to this genomic sequence to represent the inferred CDS: substituted 1 base at 1 genomic stop codon) → MREKLRAHLRHKMRPSLWERRISALIPRYPPSSTVQLQRCVRPITPTVPQVHGRREVGLELLVQCLRLALAPFVPSSGSSSWGCCGDIRALHTPGASCGIGRRQGLSLCRVRASERLAEIDMPSLLRYIIRTVGQKYCLDPAVIAGVLSRQSHGSNVLANVDGVGDGVRVVQEPGPWSLCPTSWISEALVSRLTEVLTVRIKETQRRFPTXTPDQYLRGGLCAYTGGPGYIQSSQDLSCDFCNDVLARAKYFKRQGFENFSSNPRSLSCSQTQPLHK, encoded by the exons ATGAGGGAGAAGCTGAGGGCTCACCTAAGACACAAGATGAGGCCTAGCTTATGGGAACGCAGGATCTCTGCTCTGATTCCAAGATACCCACCCAGCAGCACTGTTCAGCTCCAGAGGTGTGTGAGGCCTATAACTCCAACTGTTCCTCAAGTCCATGGGAGAAGAG AAGTAGGATTAGAACTCCTAGTCCAGTGTCTCAGACTGGCGCTCGCTCCGTTTGTACCTTCATCGGGAAGCAGCAGTTGGGGATGCTGTGGAGACATCCGGGCCCTCCACACCCCCGGGGCGTCTTGTGGCATCGGAAGGCGTCAAGGCCTGAGCCTCTGCA GAGTTCGTGCTTCTGAAAGGCTGGCTGAAATTGACATGCCGTCCCTCCTGAGATATATCATACGTACTGTTGGCCAGAAGTACTGCCTGGACCCTGCTGTGATCGCTGGTGTCTTGTCCAGGCAGTCTCATGGCAGCAACGTCCTGGCCAACGTGGACGGTGTGGGTGATGGAGTCAGGGTGGTACAG gagcctg GACCCTGGTCTTTATGTCCCACATCCTGGATCAGTGAGGCCCTGGTTTCCCGACTGACTGAAGTCCTGACTGTAAGAATCAAAGAAACCCAGAGGAGGTTCCCAACCTAGACCCCTGACCAGTACCTGAGAG GTGGACTCTGTGCCTACACGGGAGGTCCTGGCTACATCCAAAGCAGCCAGGACCTGAGCTGTGACTTCTGCAACGATGTCCTTGCACGAGCCAAGTACTTCAAGAGACAAGGCTTCGAAAACTTCAGCTCAAACCCAAGATCCCTATCATGTAGCCAGACTCAGCCGTTACACAAATAA